A stretch of the uncultured Trichococcus sp. genome encodes the following:
- a CDS encoding methylated-DNA--[protein]-cysteine S-methyltransferase, translating into MITNKGLMTSMKAYKYIQTPLGQYLLAENGKGITFLEHVASELDPRIAKEIASGEMVEADTALLLEGERQLQQYFNGERQAFELPLDATGTPFQLKVWEALRQIPYGETRSYKDIAIAVENPKGVRAIGMANNRNPISIITPCHRVIGTNGKLVGYAGGLHLKEYLLNHETKVAIENSSTKTDI; encoded by the coding sequence GTGATTACGAATAAAGGACTGATGACCAGTATGAAAGCCTATAAATACATCCAAACGCCGCTCGGGCAATACTTGTTGGCTGAGAACGGCAAAGGAATCACATTTCTGGAACATGTTGCATCGGAACTGGATCCGCGTATCGCAAAGGAAATTGCGTCCGGGGAAATGGTGGAGGCGGACACAGCGCTGCTGTTGGAAGGGGAGCGCCAATTGCAGCAGTACTTCAATGGTGAGCGGCAGGCGTTCGAGCTTCCCTTGGATGCAACCGGTACGCCTTTCCAATTGAAAGTCTGGGAAGCTTTGCGTCAGATCCCTTACGGCGAGACGCGCAGCTACAAGGACATCGCCATCGCTGTCGAAAATCCCAAAGGTGTCCGCGCCATCGGCATGGCCAACAACCGCAACCCGATTTCCATCATCACCCCTTGCCACCGCGTCATCGGCACGAACGGGAAACTGGTGGGCTATGCCGGCGGGCTGCATCTGAAGGAATATTTGCTGAATCATGAGACAAAGGTTGCAATCGAAAACAGTTCCACCAAAACAGACATCTGA
- a CDS encoding ABC transporter substrate-binding protein, with translation MRAKYLGTALLSTATVLTLAACGSSGGASSPDYELTDVSFPLEETVSLKMTTSSSPLAPADPNEKLIFQRLEEQSGVNIEWKNYSSDYIEKRNLDISSGDLPDAMWNAGASDYDLLSWAEDGIIIPLEDLINEHMPNFKKVLDENPEYLAMITAPDGHIYSLPWIEELGQDKESIHTVNDIPWINVDWLEALGLEMPQTTDELMVVLEAFKTQDPNGNGEADEIPISFINDGGNEDMKFLFGAFGIGDNDDHLVVNDDGTIDFTADNEEFKNGVAYFNEMYNKELIDVEAFEQDWNSYVAKGKEQLFGVYFTWDKANVSGANDSYEPLPALAGPSGEKHVTRTNGFGFSRDRFVITSANKNLELTAKWADQMYVPIQSVQNNWGTYGDETQQNIFEYVEATNSLKHLPLEGTAPGELRQKTEAGGPLAILDEYYGTVTTMPDDAQWRLDIFKDTYLADVHNQFNYPRVFLSLEQADRIAQIEADLMPFVSRKRAEWIANGKVAEEWDAYLEELNRLGLEEWMQIKQEAYDTYLSNNK, from the coding sequence ATGAGAGCAAAATACCTTGGCACAGCACTATTATCCACAGCAACAGTCCTGACTTTAGCAGCCTGCGGTTCATCCGGTGGCGCCTCTTCTCCAGACTACGAATTGACGGATGTATCCTTCCCGTTGGAAGAGACCGTTAGCTTGAAAATGACCACTTCCAGTTCTCCGTTGGCTCCGGCCGATCCGAACGAAAAACTGATTTTCCAACGTTTGGAAGAACAATCCGGCGTCAATATCGAATGGAAAAACTATTCTTCTGACTATATCGAAAAACGGAATCTGGACATTTCCAGCGGCGACTTGCCGGATGCCATGTGGAACGCCGGCGCGAGTGACTATGATCTGCTCTCATGGGCAGAAGACGGCATCATCATTCCTTTGGAAGATCTGATCAATGAACACATGCCGAACTTCAAAAAAGTATTGGACGAAAATCCGGAATATTTGGCCATGATCACAGCACCGGATGGCCATATCTACTCACTGCCATGGATCGAAGAATTGGGCCAGGATAAAGAGTCCATCCACACGGTGAACGATATCCCTTGGATCAATGTCGACTGGCTGGAAGCTTTAGGCTTGGAGATGCCGCAAACGACGGATGAATTGATGGTTGTATTGGAAGCATTCAAAACCCAAGATCCGAACGGCAACGGCGAAGCTGATGAAATCCCGATTTCTTTCATCAACGATGGTGGGAATGAAGACATGAAGTTCCTCTTCGGCGCATTCGGAATCGGCGACAATGATGATCACTTGGTCGTCAATGATGATGGCACGATCGACTTCACGGCCGACAACGAAGAATTCAAAAACGGCGTCGCTTATTTCAATGAGATGTACAACAAAGAGCTGATCGATGTGGAAGCTTTTGAACAAGATTGGAATTCCTACGTGGCGAAAGGGAAAGAGCAACTGTTCGGCGTGTACTTCACATGGGATAAAGCCAACGTTTCCGGAGCGAACGATTCCTACGAACCACTACCTGCATTGGCTGGTCCAAGCGGAGAAAAACATGTTACGCGTACGAACGGCTTCGGATTCAGCCGTGACCGTTTCGTCATCACCAGCGCCAACAAAAATCTGGAGTTGACTGCCAAATGGGCTGATCAGATGTATGTGCCGATCCAATCTGTACAGAACAACTGGGGTACATACGGGGATGAAACGCAACAAAATATCTTTGAATATGTAGAAGCAACCAATTCGTTGAAACACTTGCCTTTGGAAGGCACAGCACCGGGCGAATTGCGTCAAAAAACCGAAGCTGGCGGACCGTTGGCAATTTTGGACGAGTACTACGGAACTGTGACGACAATGCCGGATGATGCACAATGGCGTTTGGACATCTTCAAAGACACTTACTTGGCTGATGTTCATAATCAATTCAATTATCCTCGCGTATTCTTGTCATTGGAACAGGCAGACCGGATCGCACAGATCGAAGCTGATTTGATGCCGTTCGTAAGCAGAAAACGTGCGGAATGGATCGCAAACGGCAAAGTTGCCGAAGAGTGGGATGCTTACCTGGAAGAACTGAACCGTCTGGGACTGGAAGAATGGATGCAGATCAAACAAGAAGCTTATGATACATATTTATCAAACAATAAATAA
- a CDS encoding carbohydrate ABC transporter permease: MITLTKFDRGVLLVNRILIGFLVLITLSPLLYVLIASFMDPFILRSQGLSLNPANWSMDGYKRVLQDPAIIRGFVNSIFYSFTYSALTVAVSILTAYPLSKQKLVGKRPITIFLMITMFVGGGLVPTYLLVKNLGMLNTVWAIILPGSINVWNIILARTYFKQLPAELEEAAIIDGANEMQIFFKIMLPLAKPIIFVLFLYAFVGQWNSYFDAMIYLNDADLQPLQLVLRKILIQNQPQQDMIGSATQMAEMAQLAELIKYSTIVISSLPLLVMYPFFQKYFDKGMMAGSLKG; the protein is encoded by the coding sequence GAATCGCATTCTGATAGGTTTTCTGGTCTTGATAACCCTATCTCCCTTGTTGTACGTACTGATTGCTTCCTTCATGGATCCCTTCATTCTCCGCTCACAAGGGTTGAGTCTGAACCCAGCGAATTGGAGCATGGATGGCTACAAAAGGGTGTTGCAGGATCCGGCTATCATCCGAGGTTTCGTGAATTCGATTTTCTATTCGTTCACATACAGCGCGTTGACTGTCGCGGTCTCCATCTTGACCGCCTATCCGTTGTCCAAACAGAAACTGGTCGGAAAACGGCCGATAACGATTTTCCTGATGATTACGATGTTCGTCGGAGGCGGCTTGGTTCCAACCTACCTGTTGGTGAAAAACCTGGGCATGCTGAATACGGTCTGGGCAATCATCCTTCCCGGTTCGATCAACGTCTGGAACATCATCCTGGCGAGAACCTACTTCAAACAACTGCCTGCCGAGCTGGAAGAGGCGGCGATCATCGACGGCGCCAATGAAATGCAGATATTCTTCAAAATCATGTTGCCGCTGGCGAAACCGATCATTTTCGTATTGTTCCTCTATGCTTTTGTGGGCCAGTGGAATTCTTACTTCGATGCCATGATTTACTTGAACGATGCAGACCTGCAGCCCTTGCAATTGGTGCTGCGGAAAATACTGATCCAAAATCAACCGCAACAAGACATGATCGGATCCGCCACTCAGATGGCAGAAATGGCGCAATTGGCCGAACTGATCAAATACTCGACGATCGTCATCTCCAGCTTGCCGCTTCTGGTCATGTATCCATTCTTCCAGAAGTACTTCGATAAAGGGATGATGGCAGGTTCACTCAAAGGTTAG
- a CDS encoding glycoside hydrolase family 32 protein, whose product MSIQSQTAYSTERANRYIAENKGSVNPLYRNHYHASPPVGWMNDPNGFVQFQGAYHLFYQFHPYDAKWGPMHWGHMKSTDLIHWEDLPVALAPDQAYDRSGCFSGSAIERDGKLYLLYTGVTEANEEGVHHQVQCLAVSEDGLHFEKVQQNPVIPVAALPADASQIDFRDPKVFEHEGMYYTVVASKAGDETGQILLYQSADLVEWEFASVFLKGNKQQGIMWECPDFFRLDGKDCLIFSPMQWPQDGDDYQNLNASVLAVGEVDWATKQFHPESYQELDHGLDYYAPQSLEDDKGRRICIGWMQMWGRNFPTDTLGHNWTGSMTIPRELKWEDGKLKQYPIGIEAIADNQGENSPVITMADTKESIPGIAGDCGLLTLKVDTSGLEKLSIHLRENENERTIVYYDKAKNELGIDRSASGIELTGEEAHPPVSRKVALSGKSDHLELSIYLDRSSVEVFEGNGEAVMTANVYPTETATGISFECSGKAVFEEATFTPFI is encoded by the coding sequence GTGAGTATACAAAGTCAAACAGCCTATTCAACAGAGCGGGCCAACCGATACATAGCAGAAAATAAAGGGTCGGTGAATCCTCTTTACCGGAATCACTACCATGCATCACCGCCAGTGGGCTGGATGAACGATCCGAACGGCTTCGTCCAGTTCCAAGGGGCGTACCACCTGTTTTATCAATTCCACCCGTATGATGCGAAATGGGGCCCGATGCATTGGGGCCACATGAAGTCGACGGACTTGATCCATTGGGAAGACTTGCCGGTCGCTTTGGCACCGGATCAAGCGTATGACCGGTCCGGTTGTTTCTCAGGAAGCGCCATCGAGCGGGACGGAAAACTGTATCTGCTGTATACCGGCGTGACCGAAGCCAATGAAGAAGGCGTCCATCACCAGGTGCAGTGCCTGGCGGTGTCGGAGGATGGGTTGCACTTCGAGAAAGTGCAGCAAAATCCCGTCATCCCGGTTGCGGCTTTGCCGGCGGATGCTTCCCAGATCGATTTCCGGGATCCTAAAGTTTTTGAACACGAAGGCATGTACTACACGGTAGTCGCCTCCAAGGCTGGCGACGAGACAGGGCAGATTTTGCTTTACCAATCTGCTGACTTGGTGGAATGGGAGTTTGCCTCCGTCTTCCTGAAGGGCAACAAGCAACAAGGGATCATGTGGGAATGTCCGGATTTCTTCCGCTTGGATGGGAAAGATTGCTTGATCTTTTCACCGATGCAATGGCCACAGGACGGGGACGACTATCAGAATCTGAATGCGTCAGTACTGGCTGTCGGCGAGGTGGATTGGGCGACAAAACAATTCCACCCAGAAAGTTATCAAGAATTGGATCACGGTTTGGATTACTATGCTCCCCAAAGCCTTGAGGACGACAAAGGCAGAAGAATCTGCATCGGTTGGATGCAGATGTGGGGAAGAAATTTCCCGACAGATACGCTGGGCCACAACTGGACAGGATCGATGACGATCCCGAGAGAACTGAAATGGGAAGACGGCAAGTTGAAGCAATATCCGATCGGTATCGAAGCCATTGCCGACAATCAGGGAGAAAACAGCCCGGTGATCACAATGGCGGATACTAAAGAATCAATCCCAGGCATCGCAGGGGACTGCGGATTGCTGACGCTGAAAGTGGATACGTCCGGATTGGAAAAACTGTCCATCCATCTCCGTGAGAACGAGAACGAAAGAACCATAGTCTACTATGATAAAGCAAAGAATGAATTGGGAATCGATCGATCCGCAAGCGGCATCGAACTGACGGGGGAGGAAGCACATCCTCCCGTCAGCCGGAAAGTAGCGTTGTCCGGAAAGAGCGATCATCTTGAACTCTCCATTTACCTGGACCGTTCATCGGTTGAAGTATTTGAGGGGAACGGCGAAGCGGTCATGACCGCAAACGTCTATCCAACCGAGACAGCGACGGGCATTTCGTTTGAATGCAGCGGCAAAGCGGTATTTGAGGAAGCAACTTTTACGCCCTTTATCTGA
- a CDS encoding helix-turn-helix transcriptional regulator, giving the protein MENHVKKFRTEKNLSQKELADYAGITRQTLSLIEKSEYNPSLKLCLNLCYALNKTLDDVFWIEQSEGETEDEKN; this is encoded by the coding sequence GTGGAAAATCATGTGAAAAAATTCAGAACAGAGAAAAATCTTTCACAAAAGGAACTTGCAGACTATGCGGGGATTACTAGGCAAACCTTAAGTCTTATCGAAAAATCCGAGTACAACCCCTCACTCAAACTCTGCCTTAACCTTTGCTATGCTCTCAATAAAACATTGGATGACGTTTTTTGGATCGAACAATCGGAAGGAGAAACAGAAGATGAAAAAAATTAA
- a CDS encoding carbohydrate kinase has product MRRVYTIGEILIDFFPSEIGVPLKEVQGFTKQPGGAPANVAVTVSRLGGNASFIGKVGQDPFGDYLTDVLKQNQVDTRHLFRTAEANTALAFVSLQKNGEREFSFYRNPSADMLLDKEELDELVFNAEDILHFCSVDLIEAPVKYAHLAALEKMQQAGGTIVFDPNVRLNLWPDPEMLKQTIQQFLPYADILKISDDELAFITGKDSEADGIAALLKTEPKLLIFTKGSKGADLYFKGEIASVAGISVKAVDTTGAGDSFIGSFLYQIAAKPAWEDCTLDEIREMGLFANRVAALVTTRPGGMQSIPTMQEVLSLEV; this is encoded by the coding sequence ATGCGGAGAGTGTATACGATCGGAGAGATACTGATTGATTTTTTTCCGAGCGAAATCGGGGTGCCCTTGAAAGAAGTTCAGGGCTTCACCAAACAACCGGGAGGTGCGCCGGCGAATGTCGCGGTGACGGTCAGCCGGCTGGGCGGGAACGCGAGCTTCATCGGTAAAGTGGGCCAGGATCCCTTCGGGGATTATTTGACCGATGTGCTCAAACAGAATCAGGTGGATACCCGTCACCTGTTCCGGACCGCTGAGGCAAACACGGCGCTGGCGTTTGTGTCGCTCCAGAAAAATGGGGAGCGCGAATTCAGTTTCTACCGCAATCCCAGCGCGGATATGCTGTTGGACAAGGAAGAGTTGGATGAGCTTGTTTTCAACGCCGAAGACATCCTGCATTTTTGCTCGGTCGATCTGATCGAAGCACCCGTAAAGTATGCGCATCTTGCGGCTCTGGAAAAAATGCAGCAGGCCGGCGGGACAATCGTTTTTGACCCGAATGTCCGCTTAAATCTCTGGCCGGATCCGGAAATGCTGAAGCAGACGATCCAGCAGTTCCTGCCGTATGCGGATATCCTGAAAATCAGCGACGACGAATTGGCCTTCATTACGGGCAAAGATTCGGAAGCGGATGGGATAGCGGCATTGCTGAAGACGGAGCCGAAATTGCTGATCTTTACAAAAGGCAGCAAGGGAGCGGATCTGTACTTCAAAGGCGAGATAGCCAGTGTTGCAGGGATCAGCGTCAAAGCGGTTGATACGACAGGGGCAGGCGATTCGTTCATCGGATCCTTCCTCTATCAGATTGCCGCCAAGCCTGCTTGGGAAGACTGCACGTTGGATGAAATCCGCGAGATGGGCCTGTTCGCCAATCGTGTGGCCGCATTGGTGACGACGCGACCGGGTGGCATGCAATCCATCCCGACCATGCAGGAAGTATTGAGCTTGGAAGTATAA
- the ftsH gene encoding ATP-dependent zinc metalloprotease FtsH: MADDKNKNNRKWNLNLNNENPENRKRTVYYLLMALSILMFMNYFALPSYMNRSVEEVTYSTFLNQVSTGDVSEVKLEENQITFVATDDAGDKQVYMTGLIDDPTLVTRLEEADVTFSKDIPTEASPILSILVSWVLPLLLFWGLGSMLGKQMAKRMGGGAGGALSFGKSNAKVYVKAGDAKTFKDVAGQDEAKEALSEVVDYLHQPKKYQDIGAKNPKGILLVGPPGTGKTLLARAVAGEADVPFFSISGSEFVEMFVGRGAAKVRDLFKEANEKAPCIVFIDEIDTIGKKRDNSGYGGGNDEREQTLNQLLAEMDGFEANKGIILLAATNRPESLDAALLRPGRFDRRVPVELPDLAGREAILKVHATNYKMDPNIDYNTIARATSGASGAELANIINEGGLRAVREGRSAVTQSDLEESVETVIAGYQRKNAVISPKEKEIVSYHEIGHALVAAKQTESAPVHKITIIPRTSGALGYTMQIEEGEKSLMSKQELFNKIVTLAGGRAAEEIVFGSITTGASNDIEQMTRMARAMITRYGMSDTFDMMQIETQTNKYLGGDTSMNVSAGMAEQVDREVLDIIKQAHEKAIAILNENSEKLHELSRYLLVEETITGAEFMKILGE, encoded by the coding sequence ATGGCAGATGATAAAAACAAAAACAACCGCAAATGGAATTTGAACCTGAACAACGAAAATCCCGAAAACCGCAAAAGGACAGTCTATTACTTGCTGATGGCATTGAGCATCCTGATGTTCATGAACTATTTCGCGTTGCCCAGCTACATGAACCGAAGCGTAGAGGAAGTGACGTACAGCACGTTCCTGAACCAAGTGTCGACTGGCGACGTATCCGAAGTCAAACTTGAAGAGAACCAAATCACCTTCGTCGCGACCGATGACGCAGGTGACAAACAAGTCTACATGACTGGCCTTATCGATGATCCGACACTCGTCACAAGGTTGGAGGAAGCCGACGTCACCTTCAGCAAGGACATTCCGACTGAAGCCTCTCCGATCCTTTCGATATTAGTTTCTTGGGTCTTACCGCTCCTGCTGTTCTGGGGATTGGGCAGCATGCTTGGGAAACAGATGGCAAAACGGATGGGCGGCGGTGCCGGTGGCGCCTTGTCATTCGGCAAATCGAACGCCAAAGTCTATGTGAAAGCAGGCGACGCCAAGACATTCAAGGATGTCGCCGGGCAGGACGAAGCCAAAGAAGCACTCAGCGAAGTCGTCGATTACTTGCATCAACCGAAAAAATACCAGGATATCGGCGCCAAGAATCCGAAAGGCATCCTGCTGGTCGGACCTCCCGGAACCGGTAAAACCCTCTTGGCCCGCGCTGTCGCCGGCGAAGCCGATGTGCCGTTCTTCAGCATTTCCGGATCCGAATTCGTCGAAATGTTCGTCGGACGCGGCGCCGCCAAAGTCCGCGACCTCTTCAAAGAAGCCAACGAAAAAGCCCCCTGCATCGTCTTCATCGATGAGATCGATACGATCGGTAAGAAACGCGACAACAGCGGCTACGGCGGAGGGAACGATGAGCGTGAGCAGACTTTGAACCAACTGCTGGCGGAAATGGACGGCTTCGAAGCCAACAAAGGCATCATCCTCCTGGCCGCCACCAACCGTCCGGAATCACTGGACGCTGCCCTACTGCGTCCGGGCCGCTTCGACCGTCGCGTACCGGTTGAACTGCCGGACTTGGCCGGACGCGAAGCCATCCTGAAGGTGCATGCGACGAACTACAAAATGGATCCAAATATTGATTACAATACGATCGCCCGCGCCACTTCCGGTGCTTCCGGCGCCGAGCTGGCCAACATCATCAATGAAGGCGGCCTGCGCGCTGTCCGCGAAGGCCGCAGCGCCGTTACGCAAAGCGACCTGGAAGAGTCGGTGGAAACCGTCATCGCCGGTTACCAGCGCAAGAATGCGGTCATTTCTCCGAAAGAAAAGGAAATCGTTTCTTACCATGAAATCGGCCATGCGCTTGTAGCAGCCAAACAGACGGAATCTGCGCCGGTCCACAAAATCACCATCATTCCGCGTACTTCCGGTGCTTTGGGCTACACGATGCAGATCGAGGAAGGCGAAAAATCGCTGATGTCGAAACAGGAGCTGTTCAACAAAATCGTCACCTTGGCAGGCGGCCGCGCCGCCGAAGAGATCGTCTTCGGCAGCATCACGACCGGGGCCTCGAACGATATCGAGCAGATGACCCGGATGGCGCGCGCCATGATCACGCGCTACGGGATGAGCGACACGTTCGACATGATGCAGATTGAAACCCAGACCAACAAATATTTGGGCGGCGACACTTCCATGAATGTGTCCGCCGGGATGGCCGAACAGGTCGACCGCGAAGTGCTGGACATCATCAAGCAGGCCCACGAGAAAGCCATCGCCATATTGAACGAAAACAGCGAGAAGCTGCATGAACTGTCCCGCTACCTGCTGGTCGAAGAGACCATCACCGGTGCGGAGTTCATGAAGATACTAGGGGAATAA
- a CDS encoding MarR family transcriptional regulator — translation MKIDFLKKEIWDLMRTIQVSKDTVMCPVAKDYCITPLQLRILMEIKLSEDLSLNRLAKLMDMNNGNVSTICKKLEQQGYLTRERRADDERFITLKLSPKGQAILQKMEQDIEGKYCLLMEGVSEERLEKIASGIKELQLLIQEMNEQQRED, via the coding sequence ATGAAAATCGATTTTTTGAAAAAAGAAATCTGGGATCTGATGCGGACCATCCAGGTTTCCAAGGATACCGTCATGTGCCCAGTCGCTAAAGACTATTGCATCACCCCGCTGCAACTGCGGATTTTGATGGAAATCAAGCTGAGCGAAGATCTGTCACTCAACCGTTTGGCGAAGCTGATGGATATGAACAACGGTAACGTCTCCACCATCTGCAAAAAGCTGGAGCAGCAAGGCTACCTCACACGTGAACGGCGAGCGGACGACGAACGTTTCATCACATTGAAACTGTCTCCAAAAGGCCAAGCGATCCTTCAGAAAATGGAGCAGGATATCGAGGGCAAATACTGCTTGCTGATGGAAGGCGTATCCGAAGAGCGGCTGGAAAAAATTGCATCCGGCATCAAGGAACTGCAGCTTCTGATACAGGAAATGAACGAACAACAAAGAGAGGATTGA
- a CDS encoding aminotransferase class I/II-fold pyridoxal phosphate-dependent enzyme, with translation MLTFDDPLDRCGNGSKKWDKDYIQRRFKISREEIYPLFIADMDFRQDEAVLQAFHAFIETGDFGYFDVQDSFYDAIQSWYKDKLGIPIEKEWIVPANGTIASMHFAADLVSKGKPIMMLTPVYGVFKDIATNFGGMVTVPLLKADGAYRIDTERMEQEIVAQSVGTLLFCNPHNPSGRIWSYEELQKVVRVCKKHGVTILSDEIHGELNLSEKPFVSLISFMDEYEDIIVASSPNKTFNLSGMTASYVIIRNPELRQAYQRELARFHITINRAGITFIAAAYGYGRDWHTALIDYLKGNMALMEEQLTGLDLEWMRPDSSFLVWIKLNKVSDVDRFVLELAQQTGVLVETGSRFVANYGNYVRLNCATSRRFLGEALDKFRDFYQNYED, from the coding sequence TTGCTTACATTTGATGACCCATTGGACCGGTGCGGGAACGGCTCGAAAAAATGGGACAAGGATTATATCCAGCGCCGTTTTAAAATTTCTCGGGAGGAAATCTATCCCCTTTTCATCGCCGATATGGATTTCCGTCAGGACGAGGCGGTGCTGCAGGCTTTCCATGCGTTCATCGAGACCGGTGACTTCGGTTATTTCGATGTGCAGGACAGCTTCTACGACGCTATCCAGTCCTGGTACAAGGATAAGCTGGGGATACCGATCGAAAAAGAATGGATCGTTCCCGCGAACGGGACCATCGCTTCCATGCATTTCGCGGCCGACCTTGTCAGCAAGGGCAAGCCGATCATGATGCTGACACCGGTTTACGGCGTCTTCAAGGATATCGCGACGAATTTCGGTGGGATGGTGACCGTGCCGTTGCTTAAAGCGGATGGCGCCTATCGGATCGACACCGAGCGAATGGAACAGGAAATCGTGGCTCAAAGTGTCGGGACACTGCTTTTCTGCAATCCCCATAATCCTTCCGGACGGATCTGGTCCTACGAGGAATTGCAGAAAGTCGTTCGGGTCTGCAAAAAGCACGGCGTCACGATCCTGTCCGACGAAATCCACGGCGAACTGAACCTATCGGAGAAACCGTTCGTTTCGCTGATTTCATTCATGGATGAATATGAAGACATCATCGTGGCCAGTTCGCCGAACAAAACCTTCAACCTGTCGGGAATGACGGCCTCCTACGTGATCATCCGGAATCCCGAGTTGCGGCAAGCTTATCAGCGCGAACTGGCCCGCTTCCACATCACCATCAACCGCGCCGGCATTACCTTCATCGCTGCAGCCTACGGATATGGGCGCGATTGGCACACAGCTCTGATTGACTACTTGAAGGGAAATATGGCTCTGATGGAAGAACAGTTGACCGGTTTGGACCTGGAATGGATGCGGCCTGACTCGAGCTTCTTGGTCTGGATCAAGTTGAACAAAGTCAGCGATGTCGACCGGTTCGTTTTGGAATTGGCGCAACAGACCGGTGTCCTTGTGGAGACGGGAAGCCGTTTCGTGGCGAATTACGGAAACTACGTGCGCTTGAACTGCGCCACCAGCCGTCGTTTCCTCGGGGAGGCTCTCGACAAGTTCCGGGATTTCTATCAGAATTATGAAGACTGA
- a CDS encoding PrpF domain-containing protein — protein MLKELQCSIFRGGTSKGAFVMEEDLPENKEERDQILLKIMGSPDQRQIDGLGGAVSTTSKVAIISKETTEDWDVNYTFAQVQIDKPFVSYAGNCGNISSAVGVFALENGLVEISAPITTVRVYNTNTKKIIHEHIPTPNGEITYEGDFSISGVPGTGSKIELEFLNPEGSFTGKLLPTGQTKDVLKIADYGDVEVSIVDAANPLVYVKASAIGFAGTETAAMIDADPANLVLLEKIRGEAAVKMGLADNWEEAATVTPGVPKMTIVSVAQDFITDSGKEIKASEYDLSIRMMSMQKAHKTIALTGALCTAAACAIPGTIPNEVLGNENVKNELVLGHSDGLISVAMKYTNEDGKIKIESVSSHRTARKIMVGKVFYKG, from the coding sequence ATGCTAAAAGAACTACAATGCAGCATCTTTCGCGGCGGCACGAGCAAAGGTGCATTCGTAATGGAAGAAGATTTACCGGAAAATAAAGAGGAACGTGATCAGATCCTGTTGAAAATCATGGGAAGCCCTGATCAACGCCAAATTGATGGTTTGGGTGGGGCCGTGTCAACGACCAGTAAAGTCGCCATCATTTCGAAAGAAACAACCGAAGATTGGGATGTCAATTATACATTTGCGCAAGTTCAGATCGATAAACCTTTTGTCTCCTATGCAGGAAACTGCGGGAACATTTCATCAGCTGTCGGAGTTTTTGCTCTTGAGAATGGCCTAGTGGAAATTAGCGCGCCGATAACGACTGTGAGGGTATATAATACAAACACAAAGAAAATCATTCACGAACATATTCCTACGCCTAACGGAGAGATTACTTATGAAGGCGACTTCAGTATTTCAGGTGTTCCTGGAACGGGCTCGAAGATCGAACTGGAGTTTTTGAATCCGGAAGGTTCCTTTACAGGCAAGCTTTTGCCGACGGGACAAACCAAAGACGTGCTGAAAATCGCTGATTACGGCGATGTCGAAGTATCGATCGTCGATGCGGCAAACCCGCTCGTATATGTCAAAGCATCAGCTATCGGATTTGCAGGAACAGAGACGGCGGCCATGATCGATGCTGACCCGGCCAATCTGGTGCTGTTGGAAAAAATCAGAGGGGAAGCAGCCGTCAAAATGGGCCTGGCTGATAACTGGGAAGAAGCCGCTACAGTCACGCCGGGAGTGCCGAAAATGACGATCGTGTCAGTTGCGCAGGATTTCATTACGGACAGCGGAAAAGAAATAAAGGCATCCGAATATGACCTCTCCATCCGGATGATGAGCATGCAGAAAGCGCACAAAACCATCGCTTTGACAGGGGCATTGTGTACAGCAGCCGCCTGTGCGATTCCGGGCACCATCCCGAATGAAGTGTTGGGGAACGAAAATGTCAAGAACGAGCTCGTGCTTGGCCACAGCGACGGCCTCATTTCGGTAGCCATGAAGTATACAAATGAAGATGGAAAAATCAAAATTGAATCCGTATCGAGCCACCGGACCGCGAGAAAAATCATGGTCGGTAAAGTCTTTTATAAAGGGTAG